From a region of the Agrobacterium tumefaciens genome:
- a CDS encoding FdhF/YdeP family oxidoreductase, with product MSKTDFIGKASSAAGGWGALKSVGKRLMESGAPISGARTLLKANQPDGFDCPGCAWGDPEHGSSFEFCENGVKAVAWEATEARVPPDFFVQHTVSTLAQWSDYELEKQGRLTHPMRYDRKADKYLPVSWDDAFAEIGRILNSLDSPDRAEFYTSGRASNEAAFLYQLMVRLYGTNNFPDCSNMCHEASGVGLKASIGVGKGTVLLEDFEQADAIFVIGQNPGTNHPRMLGDLRRAALRGAKIVVLNPIREKGLERFADPQDKVEMMTGGNTKIATNYYQPKQGGDMAAIRGMSKAVFAANDAAKAAGEPAIIDHDFLADHAVEFEAYRAAVDATSWDDILDQSGLTRTEIDEAASIYMQANAVIATWAMGITQHKHSVITVREIANFMLLCGNVGRPGAGLCPVRGHSNVQGDRTVGIDEKAPPALLDALEKELGVPMPRKRGHNTVEAIAAMLDGTAETFIALGGNFLRATPDSPLIIDAFRKQKLTVNIATKLNHSHLVPGETSYILPCLGRTEIDRNSKGRAQIVTVEDSMSMVHGSGGINPAASEDLRSEVAIVAGIAAATLGNARVDWQAMADDYDLIRDMIERVIPGFDNFNERVRVPRGFHLRNAAAEREWNTPAGKATFYTGELPAKTEHQQALGDDNLFVLQTFRSHDQYNTTIYGMDDRYRGVYGERHVIFMNPKDMEALGAHSRQRVDVIGQYTDGRERIAENFRLVPYNIPRGSIGGYYPELNVLVPLSSYGDGSFTPTSKSVLVTIKLRAGSEAA from the coding sequence ATGAGCAAGACGGACTTTATCGGCAAGGCATCTTCGGCGGCAGGCGGCTGGGGCGCGCTCAAAAGCGTGGGCAAACGCCTGATGGAGTCAGGAGCCCCGATATCCGGTGCGCGAACGCTTCTTAAAGCCAACCAGCCCGATGGTTTCGACTGTCCCGGCTGCGCATGGGGCGACCCTGAACACGGTTCATCCTTCGAGTTTTGCGAAAACGGCGTCAAGGCCGTCGCCTGGGAAGCGACCGAAGCACGGGTACCGCCGGACTTCTTTGTGCAGCACACCGTCTCAACCCTTGCACAATGGTCGGATTATGAGCTGGAAAAACAGGGCAGGCTCACCCATCCGATGCGTTACGACCGCAAGGCCGACAAATATCTTCCCGTATCCTGGGACGATGCCTTTGCCGAAATCGGCCGTATTCTCAACAGCCTCGACAGCCCCGACCGCGCCGAGTTCTATACCTCCGGCCGCGCCTCGAACGAGGCAGCCTTCCTCTATCAGCTCATGGTTCGCCTTTATGGCACGAACAATTTCCCTGACTGCTCCAACATGTGCCACGAAGCAAGCGGTGTGGGCCTGAAAGCCTCCATCGGCGTTGGCAAGGGCACCGTGCTGCTGGAGGATTTCGAGCAGGCCGACGCCATCTTCGTGATCGGCCAGAACCCCGGCACCAACCATCCACGCATGCTGGGTGACCTGCGCCGCGCCGCACTCAGAGGCGCAAAGATCGTCGTGCTCAACCCGATCAGAGAAAAGGGACTGGAGCGTTTCGCCGATCCGCAGGACAAGGTCGAGATGATGACCGGCGGCAACACGAAAATTGCCACCAATTATTACCAGCCGAAGCAAGGTGGCGACATGGCCGCCATTCGCGGCATGAGCAAAGCGGTCTTTGCCGCCAACGATGCCGCAAAAGCGGCCGGTGAACCCGCCATCATCGACCATGACTTCCTCGCCGATCACGCGGTCGAATTCGAAGCCTACCGCGCTGCCGTCGATGCGACGAGCTGGGACGACATTCTCGACCAGTCCGGGCTGACGCGCACCGAGATCGACGAAGCCGCCAGCATCTATATGCAGGCCAATGCGGTGATCGCCACATGGGCCATGGGCATCACGCAGCACAAGCATTCGGTGATCACCGTTCGGGAAATCGCCAATTTCATGCTGTTGTGTGGCAATGTCGGTCGTCCCGGCGCCGGTCTATGCCCCGTGCGCGGCCATTCCAACGTCCAGGGCGACCGCACCGTCGGCATTGACGAGAAGGCGCCGCCTGCCCTCCTCGACGCGCTGGAAAAGGAACTGGGCGTGCCTATGCCGCGCAAGCGCGGCCACAACACCGTGGAAGCCATTGCCGCCATGCTGGACGGAACGGCCGAAACCTTCATCGCGCTCGGCGGCAACTTCCTGCGGGCCACCCCGGACAGCCCGTTGATCATCGATGCCTTCAGAAAACAGAAGCTGACGGTCAACATCGCCACCAAGCTCAACCACTCGCACCTGGTGCCGGGTGAAACATCCTACATTCTGCCCTGCCTTGGACGCACGGAAATCGACCGCAACTCGAAAGGCCGCGCACAGATCGTTACAGTCGAGGATTCCATGAGCATGGTGCACGGTTCGGGCGGCATCAATCCAGCCGCATCGGAAGACCTGCGTTCGGAAGTGGCAATCGTTGCCGGCATCGCCGCAGCCACGCTCGGTAATGCCCGCGTCGACTGGCAGGCGATGGCGGATGATTACGACCTCATTCGCGACATGATCGAGCGTGTCATTCCGGGCTTTGACAATTTCAACGAACGCGTTCGCGTGCCGCGTGGCTTCCATCTGCGCAATGCCGCCGCCGAGCGGGAATGGAACACTCCGGCCGGAAAAGCGACCTTCTATACGGGCGAACTTCCCGCAAAGACCGAGCACCAGCAGGCGCTAGGCGATGACAATCTGTTCGTGCTGCAGACATTCCGCAGCCACGACCAGTACAACACGACGATCTACGGCATGGATGACCGCTATCGCGGCGTCTATGGCGAGCGCCACGTCATTTTCATGAACCCGAAGGACATGGAGGCGCTGGGCGCCCATTCGCGCCAGCGCGTCGATGTCATCGGCCAGTATACCGATGGCCGTGAGCGCATCGCCGAAAACTTCCGTCTCGTGCCCTATAACATTCCACGCGGCAGCATCGGCGGTTATTACCCCGAACTCAACGTGCTCGTACCCCTGAGCAGCTATGGCGACGGCAGCTTCACCCCGACGTCTAAATCCGTCCTGGTGACCATCAAGCTGCGCGCCGGTTCCGAGGCGGCATGA